In a genomic window of Thermosynechococcus sp. CL-1:
- a CDS encoding ComF family protein encodes MLVWRSLTSFLGQQPCSCCGRASPQTICRDCERRLRSWEVRQRQRYWRGSLPLFPWGYYQQDLKRAIATMKYNNHPELAALFGQWLALSWLEAKIAQRLPLQIVPIPLHRDKLQSRGFNQAALIAEGFCRALELPLAPVGLIRQRATQSMFQLSLTERQANLDNAFRLGRGLQRQRWLLLCDDIYTTGTTARTAAAVLRGAGYKVLGIITVAVALPDQLTDPTVKATNIKASVHSTTAP; translated from the coding sequence GTGCTGGTGTGGCGATCGCTCACCTCCTTTTTGGGGCAACAGCCCTGTTCCTGTTGCGGTCGAGCCAGTCCCCAAACGATCTGTAGGGATTGTGAACGGCGGCTAAGGTCATGGGAAGTGCGCCAACGCCAACGCTACTGGCGGGGCAGTCTCCCCCTTTTTCCTTGGGGGTATTATCAGCAAGACCTCAAGCGGGCGATCGCCACCATGAAATACAACAATCACCCCGAACTGGCTGCCCTGTTTGGCCAATGGTTAGCCCTGAGTTGGTTGGAAGCGAAGATCGCCCAACGCCTCCCGTTGCAGATTGTGCCCATTCCCCTCCATCGCGATAAATTGCAGAGCCGGGGCTTTAATCAAGCAGCGCTCATTGCTGAGGGGTTTTGCCGTGCCCTTGAGCTACCCCTTGCCCCAGTGGGATTAATCCGCCAAAGAGCAACCCAGTCCATGTTTCAGCTTTCACTCACAGAACGCCAAGCCAATCTTGACAATGCCTTTCGCCTTGGGCGGGGTCTGCAACGCCAGCGCTGGCTCCTTTTGTGCGATGACATTTATACCACGGGGACAACGGCACGAACTGCAGCCGCAGTATTACGGGGGGCTGGCTACAAGGTCTTGGGGATCATCACCGTGGCCGTGGCGCTGCCGGATCAATTGACCGATCCCACCGTCAAGGCAACCAACATCAAGGCTTCCGTCCACTCAACAACCGCACCATAG
- a CDS encoding Mo-dependent nitrogenase C-terminal domain-containing protein produces the protein MTILTLGQRMLRTILWPVRQWLEHLEVHDRQLAHRLCRLIPAQCPFERDIVVAKWHIHIPPLCHLNPLYEELMLLRYRALCYLADECHEDISAYC, from the coding sequence ATGACAATTTTGACGTTGGGGCAACGCATGCTCCGCACAATTTTGTGGCCTGTCCGGCAGTGGCTAGAGCATCTAGAAGTGCACGATCGCCAGCTAGCGCATCGTCTATGCCGCTTGATCCCCGCCCAGTGTCCCTTTGAACGCGATATCGTGGTTGCAAAATGGCATATTCACATTCCGCCCCTGTGCCACCTCAATCCCCTTTACGAGGAGCTCATGCTGTTGCGCTACCGTGCCCTCTGCTATTTGGCGGATGAGTGCCATGAGGATATTAGTGCCTACTGTTAG
- a CDS encoding universal stress protein, with the protein MFKNILIPTDLHDGLPKLTHYLEALKTAGARRLIFFHARPIDEDGDKPRLREKKLQQARELLKIDAAKVPADLKAEVIIENRRPADAILDTVEKHQIDLVLASRPIRNLLDEKLFGSTTIEVLQRIKVPVMIMRPQVLWVMTTAELNLRCQNLFRHLLVPYDHSPSAQHLVQKLREGVQKRDQTSIAALTFCWIISDAGKGELGVGEQRPKAEKILAELKQEFTGYGLNVETEIRFGSPVVEAQLAAHDRDIYGIAVSSGSVGKIWELSIPSFAGEIIRRCVFPVIYFPPAGR; encoded by the coding sequence ATGTTCAAGAACATATTGATTCCAACAGATCTCCATGATGGTCTCCCCAAACTGACCCACTACCTTGAGGCACTGAAAACAGCGGGTGCTCGCAGGTTGATCTTCTTCCATGCCCGCCCCATTGACGAGGATGGCGATAAGCCTCGGCTGCGGGAAAAAAAGCTGCAACAGGCACGCGAATTACTCAAAATCGATGCCGCAAAAGTTCCAGCGGATCTTAAAGCAGAAGTGATCATCGAAAACCGCCGCCCCGCCGATGCCATTCTGGACACCGTTGAAAAGCATCAAATTGACTTGGTGCTGGCCAGCCGTCCCATTCGCAATCTCTTGGACGAGAAGCTCTTCGGCAGTACAACCATTGAGGTGCTGCAACGGATTAAAGTGCCAGTGATGATTATGCGCCCGCAAGTGTTGTGGGTGATGACAACCGCAGAACTGAATCTCCGCTGTCAAAATCTCTTTCGCCACCTACTGGTGCCCTACGACCACAGCCCCTCTGCCCAACACCTTGTTCAAAAACTGCGGGAAGGCGTGCAAAAGCGCGATCAAACCAGCATTGCTGCACTGACCTTCTGCTGGATTATCAGCGATGCCGGCAAAGGGGAACTGGGAGTTGGCGAGCAACGTCCGAAGGCTGAAAAAATTCTTGCCGAGCTAAAGCAAGAATTCACAGGCTATGGCCTCAACGTCGAAACTGAGATTCGCTTTGGTAGCCCTGTCGTTGAAGCCCAACTCGCTGCCCACGATCGCGACATCTATGGGATTGCCGTTTCCTCTGGTTCCGTCGGTAAAATTTGGGAGTTATCAATCCCTAGCTTTGCCGGGGAGATCATTCGCCGTTGCGTCTTTCCCGTGATCTATTTCCCGCCCGCTGGTCGCTAA
- a CDS encoding DUF5132 domain-containing protein — protein MEFEALLLGLEPLTVLALGVGAVAVAPVVGAVDSMTGHNLAEQARNAAKSGLMWAFEAYEKAQTAVAEASESFQDLVAEARSEMMEQKAAKAAAPEEPRQVTIS, from the coding sequence ATGGAGTTTGAAGCCCTGTTACTTGGTTTAGAACCACTTACCGTGCTTGCCCTTGGGGTGGGTGCTGTTGCTGTTGCCCCCGTTGTGGGTGCCGTTGACTCAATGACCGGTCACAACTTGGCAGAGCAAGCTCGCAATGCGGCAAAATCAGGCTTGATGTGGGCGTTTGAAGCCTATGAAAAGGCACAGACGGCTGTCGCTGAAGCCAGTGAGTCTTTCCAAGACTTGGTTGCCGAAGCCCGCTCAGAAATGATGGAGCAAAAAGCAGCAAAGGCCGCCGCGCCTGAGGAACCCCGCCAAGTGACGATTAGCTAA
- a CDS encoding glycogen debranching protein yields the protein MRTIWVSEQIDPSGLLYACIACRDEAQARECVQSFEKNLTTEQKAAGWQVRLRTVASWDEVPSTALKLC from the coding sequence ATGAGGACGATTTGGGTGAGCGAGCAAATTGATCCCTCTGGCCTGCTTTATGCCTGTATTGCCTGTCGTGATGAAGCACAGGCGAGGGAGTGTGTGCAGTCTTTTGAGAAAAACTTGACGACAGAACAAAAAGCCGCCGGTTGGCAAGTGCGCCTGCGTACGGTGGCCTCTTGGGATGAGGTTCCCAGTACTGCCCTCAAGCTCTGCTAA
- the bioF gene encoding 8-amino-7-oxononanoate synthase, translated as MSDPFAWLEPALDALHRAHWYRQPLLSSAPGAVVSVGEPPRPLINFCSNDYLGLANHPQVKAAAIKAIDEWGTGATGSRLLSGQRCLHEQLERAIAQWKGTEAALVFSSGTAANLGTIAALVDQRDLVLGDAYNHACLKKGARLSRAVFYEYPHNNVAILAQLLETHRCQYRRCLILTDGVFSMDGDVAPLEEILALAEAYTAMVLVDDAHGTGVLGTNGAGTLAALKQSSSTVIQMGTLSKALGSLGGYIAGSQALITYLQHRASTWIYSTGLSPADTAAALAALEQLQAEPALRQALEERIQQLEEGLQELGCPVLPRPLPTPIFCLPAPDPATVLQWGQKLQEAGCWVAAVRPPTVPFSRLRITLRADHTSEHIAQLLAALGALLKGC; from the coding sequence ATGAGCGATCCCTTTGCGTGGCTAGAACCTGCCCTAGATGCCCTGCACCGTGCCCATTGGTATCGCCAACCCCTTCTCAGTAGCGCACCGGGGGCAGTGGTGAGTGTTGGCGAGCCACCCCGCCCATTGATTAACTTTTGCAGCAATGACTACTTGGGTCTGGCCAACCATCCGCAGGTGAAAGCAGCCGCCATTAAGGCGATTGACGAATGGGGTACTGGGGCGACCGGGTCTCGCCTTCTCAGTGGTCAACGTTGTCTTCATGAACAACTAGAGCGGGCGATCGCCCAGTGGAAAGGTACAGAGGCTGCCTTAGTCTTTAGTTCTGGTACTGCCGCCAATCTCGGTACCATTGCTGCCCTTGTGGATCAACGGGACTTGGTACTAGGGGATGCCTACAACCATGCCTGCCTCAAAAAAGGTGCTCGCCTCAGTCGGGCCGTCTTCTACGAATATCCCCACAACAACGTCGCCATCCTTGCCCAACTTCTAGAAACCCATCGCTGCCAATATCGCCGCTGTCTTATCCTCACCGATGGTGTCTTTAGTATGGATGGGGATGTTGCCCCCCTAGAGGAGATATTGGCGCTAGCCGAAGCCTACACAGCCATGGTACTGGTGGACGATGCCCACGGCACAGGGGTGTTGGGAACTAATGGTGCCGGTACCTTAGCCGCCTTGAAGCAATCGAGTTCGACCGTCATTCAAATGGGTACCCTCAGCAAAGCCCTTGGCAGTTTAGGGGGATACATTGCCGGCTCTCAAGCCTTGATCACCTATTTGCAACACCGTGCCAGCACATGGATCTATAGCACGGGACTTTCACCTGCCGATACCGCTGCTGCCCTTGCCGCCCTTGAGCAACTACAAGCAGAGCCTGCCCTGCGCCAAGCCCTTGAGGAGCGCATTCAACAACTCGAAGAAGGACTGCAAGAATTGGGTTGCCCCGTTTTGCCCCGTCCGCTACCGACCCCCATCTTTTGCCTGCCTGCTCCGGATCCAGCCACTGTTCTCCAATGGGGTCAGAAATTACAAGAGGCTGGATGTTGGGTGGCGGCGGTACGGCCACCGACCGTGCCCTTTAGTCGTCTGCGCATCACCCTAAGAGCCGATCACACTTCTGAGCACATTGCGCAATTGTTGGCAGCGTTGGGAGCCTTATTAAAGGGCTGTTAA
- a CDS encoding FHA domain-containing protein yields MAVPILNLLAADGSRQQIQLGRDRLLIGTDPQSQVILVGEGISRHHALIIPTETGYQVADLGSASGTFLNGTKLRPRTPVALKAGDRLQIGDFEAIFDPDGMATTELPGTVVMGAASTPILQVATPQWLQEFPLLKEELVLGRDPKADITIDHPFVSFHHAKLVRSGEHYKIIDLGSKNGLHWRGTTISEHALAPGDVIHVGEFLRLTYLLMPATEVVEQTRPLQLRDRQQVRIGRDPSNDMVLDHPVVSRFHARLYLQEGQWYIVDLDSANGTFINNQRLEPRKPVPLPTGALVRIGPYSSLFTPDETIVPHNDSGNLRLDAIHLSKTTAKGAKLLQDISLSILPREFVAIVGGSGAGKSTLLDALNGFRPATAGTVLVNGYDLYRYFGTYRTQIGYVPQDDIIHSELTVAQALDYAARLRLPADFSDQERQEQVNRVLAELELTSRRNVLVKQLSGGQRKRVSIGVELLTRPSLFFLDEATSGLDPGTETQMMRLLRQLADQGRTILLITHATKNVMLCDLVVFLARGGHLAYFGPPDQALSYFDVQDFDEIYLKIESEPNPAVWQQRYRRSHLYQTYVVERQRPLNVDTGATRQVQPQRPKTTLPPVAPWRQWWILTQRNLAILRQDRAALILMLSLAPILGALDFVLWKPTILDPDQGDAGQAFTMAFVTVLIAVMVGSLATMREIVKELEIYRRERMVGLGLWPYIFSKLGPAVVLALYQAAVFLAVKFLAIDLSLGIGAIAGLYLTLFLATFGGMVMGLLVSALSPTQTVAPLLTILFLVPQITFAGAIIPLKDLGGVGNLISDVTLTRWSYANVVSLFGFGQDVARDACWQQSKSEREKLSPEALEQCPCFDDNLFQRCRFPGVRKEYHPAVDEPEPPQPPEPGDPPPLPNSVLEFDQAYRDRVEEYNQRVKDYQAAMERWQDQFALWKEQRGRAIASGEALIDRFWSLQRHTFNANVTVNNLRLGGIIALMLGLVGVFQKRKDVL; encoded by the coding sequence ATGGCAGTGCCCATTCTCAACCTTTTAGCGGCTGATGGTTCACGACAGCAAATTCAACTGGGGCGCGATCGCCTGCTTATCGGTACCGACCCCCAAAGCCAAGTGATTCTCGTCGGTGAGGGGATTTCCCGCCACCATGCCTTGATTATTCCCACGGAGACGGGTTATCAAGTGGCGGATCTCGGGAGCGCCAGCGGCACTTTTTTGAATGGTACGAAGCTGCGGCCACGCACCCCTGTGGCTCTAAAGGCGGGCGATCGCCTACAAATCGGTGACTTTGAAGCCATTTTTGATCCAGATGGCATGGCAACAACGGAACTGCCGGGCACAGTGGTGATGGGGGCTGCCAGTACGCCGATCTTGCAGGTGGCAACGCCCCAGTGGTTGCAGGAGTTTCCGCTGCTGAAGGAGGAACTGGTTCTCGGTCGGGATCCGAAGGCGGACATCACCATTGACCATCCCTTTGTGTCCTTTCACCATGCCAAGCTGGTGCGATCGGGAGAGCATTACAAAATTATTGACTTGGGCAGCAAGAATGGCCTTCACTGGCGAGGCACAACGATTAGCGAACATGCCTTGGCACCGGGGGATGTGATCCATGTGGGGGAATTCCTGCGGCTGACCTACTTGTTGATGCCCGCCACGGAGGTTGTGGAGCAAACGCGCCCCCTCCAACTGCGCGATCGCCAGCAGGTGCGGATTGGCCGAGATCCCAGCAATGATATGGTGCTGGATCATCCGGTCGTCTCGCGGTTTCATGCCCGCCTTTACCTTCAGGAAGGACAGTGGTACATTGTCGATCTCGACTCTGCCAACGGCACCTTCATCAATAACCAGCGCCTTGAACCCCGCAAACCCGTGCCTTTACCCACGGGGGCTTTGGTGCGCATTGGCCCCTATAGCTCGCTGTTTACCCCCGACGAAACCATTGTTCCCCACAACGACAGTGGCAATCTGCGCCTCGATGCCATCCACCTCAGCAAAACCACCGCCAAGGGGGCAAAGCTGCTGCAAGACATTTCCCTTTCAATTTTGCCCCGCGAGTTTGTCGCGATTGTTGGCGGCAGTGGTGCCGGTAAATCAACACTCCTCGATGCCCTCAATGGCTTTCGCCCGGCGACGGCGGGCACGGTACTGGTCAATGGCTACGACCTATACCGCTACTTTGGCACCTATCGCACCCAGATTGGCTATGTGCCTCAGGATGACATTATCCACAGCGAGCTAACGGTGGCTCAGGCCTTGGACTATGCGGCACGACTGCGCTTACCTGCTGATTTTAGCGATCAAGAGCGACAGGAACAGGTGAACCGCGTCCTTGCGGAATTGGAGTTAACATCTCGTCGCAATGTACTGGTGAAACAACTGAGTGGCGGTCAGCGCAAACGGGTGTCGATTGGTGTGGAATTGCTCACCCGCCCCAGTTTATTTTTCTTGGATGAAGCCACTTCTGGCTTGGATCCGGGCACAGAAACCCAGATGATGCGGCTGTTGCGGCAGTTGGCAGATCAGGGGCGAACGATTTTACTGATTACCCATGCGACTAAGAATGTCATGCTCTGCGATTTGGTGGTGTTTTTGGCACGGGGCGGCCACCTTGCCTATTTTGGGCCCCCGGATCAGGCCCTTAGCTATTTTGATGTCCAAGATTTTGATGAAATTTACCTCAAGATTGAGAGCGAACCAAATCCAGCGGTGTGGCAGCAGCGCTATCGCCGGTCTCATCTGTATCAAACCTATGTGGTGGAGCGACAGCGTCCCCTCAATGTGGATACGGGGGCAACCCGACAAGTCCAACCGCAACGCCCCAAAACAACCTTGCCCCCAGTGGCACCGTGGCGGCAGTGGTGGATTCTCACCCAGCGAAACTTGGCCATTTTGCGACAGGATCGGGCGGCACTCATTCTCATGCTCTCCCTCGCGCCGATTTTGGGAGCCTTGGATTTTGTCCTCTGGAAGCCAACGATTCTCGATCCGGATCAGGGGGATGCGGGGCAGGCATTTACGATGGCCTTTGTTACTGTGCTGATTGCGGTGATGGTGGGCAGCCTAGCGACGATGCGGGAAATTGTTAAGGAACTGGAGATCTATCGCCGCGAACGGATGGTGGGGTTGGGGCTGTGGCCCTATATTTTCTCCAAGCTTGGCCCAGCAGTGGTGCTGGCACTGTACCAAGCAGCGGTTTTTTTGGCGGTGAAGTTTTTGGCGATCGATCTGAGCCTCGGTATTGGGGCGATCGCTGGCTTGTATCTAACGCTGTTTCTGGCCACCTTTGGTGGCATGGTGATGGGGTTACTGGTCTCTGCCCTCTCGCCGACGCAAACCGTGGCTCCCTTGTTAACGATTCTCTTTTTGGTACCGCAGATTACCTTTGCTGGAGCAATTATTCCTCTGAAGGATCTAGGGGGCGTGGGCAATCTAATCAGTGATGTGACGTTGACCCGCTGGAGTTATGCCAATGTGGTGTCCCTCTTCGGTTTTGGTCAGGATGTGGCGCGGGATGCCTGCTGGCAGCAATCCAAATCTGAACGGGAGAAACTCAGTCCTGAAGCCCTAGAGCAATGTCCGTGTTTTGATGATAACCTCTTTCAACGTTGCCGCTTTCCCGGCGTGCGCAAGGAGTACCACCCCGCTGTAGATGAACCCGAACCCCCACAACCTCCGGAACCGGGTGATCCACCGCCACTGCCCAATTCGGTCTTAGAGTTTGATCAGGCCTATCGCGATCGCGTCGAGGAGTACAATCAACGGGTCAAAGACTATCAGGCGGCCATGGAGCGCTGGCAAGACCAATTTGCCCTCTGGAAAGAGCAGCGGGGGCGGGCGATCGCCAGCGGTGAAGCTCTTATTGATCGCTTTTGGAGTCTTCAGAGGCACACGTTCAACGCCAATGTCACCGTCAATAACCTGCGCTTAGGGGGCATTATTGCCCTCATGCTGGGACTAGTGGGGGTCTTTCAAAAACGCAAGGATGTGCTTTAG
- a CDS encoding response regulator transcription factor, which yields MLMHVEIIESNPHLRSLLGWHLQQVGHIVHLASGCQQGQEVFQLRHPDLVVLDLDLNEGNGLELCRWLHYQNTVLILVLSAHEDEADVVTALRVGADDYLAKPFGMQEFLARVEALARRARPCLPSVLNLGELQVDLVQRRVVVRNVPVDLTPQEFSLLYVLTQMGGTPLSRQELLRRAWPESIDNPRTVDTHILSLRKKIEVDPQQPRLIQTVRNVGYRLHLEALNGRYQQNGNKPHSRPPRSPRHVLV from the coding sequence ATGTTGATGCACGTTGAAATTATTGAAAGTAACCCCCACCTGCGTTCCCTCCTTGGCTGGCACCTACAGCAAGTGGGGCACATCGTTCATCTTGCCAGTGGTTGTCAACAGGGGCAGGAAGTATTTCAACTGCGACATCCCGATTTGGTTGTTCTCGATCTGGACTTGAATGAGGGCAATGGTTTGGAATTATGCCGCTGGCTTCACTACCAAAACACTGTTTTGATTTTAGTTCTTTCCGCCCATGAGGATGAAGCGGATGTGGTGACGGCGCTGCGGGTGGGTGCCGATGATTACTTGGCCAAACCCTTTGGGATGCAGGAATTTCTTGCCCGAGTCGAGGCCTTGGCACGGCGAGCACGCCCCTGTTTACCCAGTGTCCTGAACTTGGGTGAGTTACAAGTCGATTTAGTGCAGCGGCGAGTGGTGGTACGCAATGTGCCAGTGGATTTGACACCGCAGGAATTTAGCCTACTCTATGTTCTGACGCAAATGGGGGGCACGCCTTTGAGTCGTCAGGAGTTGCTGCGGCGAGCTTGGCCAGAGAGCATTGACAACCCCCGCACCGTGGATACGCATATCTTATCTTTGCGTAAGAAAATCGAAGTGGATCCGCAGCAGCCGCGCCTCATTCAAACCGTGCGCAATGTGGGCTATCGGCTGCACCTTGAGGCATTGAATGGGCGCTACCAGCAGAATGGCAATAAACCCCATTCCCGTCCCCCGCGATCGCCCCGCCACGTATTGGTTTAG